In one window of Chloroflexota bacterium DNA:
- a CDS encoding dihydrofolate reductase family protein, producing the protein MGKLIYSLNVSLDGYVETPDHSLDWASVDDELHAWFNDLARELDASLYGRRMYELMAGYWPTAGSDPAATEVERDFARIWIETPKVVFSSTLPSVEWNSRLVRGDVGDELARLRTEFDRDLDVGGPTLASAFIRRGLVDEYRLLVHPVILGAGTPFFPALEDPIRLRLTETRTFESGVIYLGYAAA; encoded by the coding sequence ATGGGCAAGCTCATCTACTCCCTGAACGTGTCGCTCGACGGGTACGTTGAAACGCCCGACCACAGCCTGGACTGGGCGTCCGTCGATGATGAGCTCCACGCGTGGTTCAACGATCTCGCTCGGGAACTCGATGCATCCCTCTACGGTCGACGGATGTACGAGCTGATGGCGGGGTATTGGCCGACCGCGGGATCCGACCCAGCGGCAACCGAGGTCGAGCGCGACTTCGCCCGGATCTGGATCGAGACGCCGAAGGTCGTCTTCTCGTCCACCCTTCCTTCGGTCGAGTGGAACAGCCGGCTTGTGCGCGGGGACGTTGGCGACGAGCTCGCGCGGCTCCGTACCGAGTTTGACCGCGATCTCGACGTCGGCGGCCCGACCCTGGCCTCGGCGTTCATCCGGCGAGGGCTGGTCGACGAGTATCGGCTGCTCGTCCACCCGGTCATCCTTGGCGCTGGCACGCCGTTCTTCCCGGCGCTCGAGGACCCGATCCGCCTCCGGCTGACCGAAACACGGACATTCGAATCGGGCGTCATCTACCTGGGCTACGCCGCGGCGTAG
- the miaA gene encoding tRNA (adenosine(37)-N6)-dimethylallyltransferase MiaA, with translation MGPTAAGKTDLSLALADRVSCEILVADSRQVYRGMDVGTAKVGEAGRRRVPHHLLDLVDPSEPFTVAQWAERARTLIPEIAARGRLPLVVGGTGLYVMALVDGFDFASQPWSPEVRRRLADELEAEGLRVLAQRLGRLDPASAARTDLRNPRRVLRALERAELAGAAAADTVGADPYPGMTALLGLRRPLTILDRRIGERASAMFQAGLLDETRALLERGLDPALPALTGHGYAEAARHLAGEWSLELAIETTARRVRRYARRQLSWFRRDRRVLWMDAGDQPADDPELVRQGSELLNRLLVG, from the coding sequence GTGGGACCGACCGCAGCGGGCAAGACCGATCTATCTCTCGCCCTCGCCGACCGGGTGAGCTGCGAGATCCTCGTCGCCGACTCGCGCCAGGTGTACCGCGGCATGGATGTCGGGACGGCGAAGGTCGGCGAGGCGGGTCGGCGGCGCGTGCCGCACCACCTCTTGGACCTCGTCGATCCGTCCGAGCCATTCACCGTCGCGCAGTGGGCGGAGCGAGCCCGGACCCTGATTCCGGAGATCGCCGCTCGCGGCCGGCTCCCGCTGGTCGTCGGCGGCACCGGTCTGTACGTGATGGCGCTGGTCGATGGCTTCGACTTCGCCAGCCAGCCCTGGAGCCCCGAGGTCCGTCGCAGGCTCGCTGATGAGCTCGAGGCCGAGGGTCTGAGGGTGCTGGCCCAACGGCTGGGCCGCCTGGACCCGGCCAGCGCGGCTCGGACCGACCTGCGCAACCCGCGCCGGGTGCTCCGGGCCCTGGAACGGGCCGAGCTCGCAGGTGCGGCCGCCGCCGACACGGTCGGGGCGGACCCATACCCGGGAATGACGGCTCTGCTCGGCCTCCGGCGACCGCTGACCATCCTGGACCGACGGATCGGGGAGCGGGCGTCGGCCATGTTCCAGGCCGGTCTGCTGGACGAGACCCGGGCTTTGCTGGAGCGTGGCCTCGACCCTGCCTTGCCCGCGCTCACCGGCCACGGCTACGCCGAGGCGGCCCGCCACCTGGCGGGGGAGTGGAGCCTGGAGCTGGCGATCGAGACCACGGCCCGGCGTGTCCGACGCTACGCCCGCCGCCAGCTCAGCTGGTTCCGGCGCGATCGCCGCGTGCTGTGGATGGATGCCGGGGATCAGCCCGCCGACGATCCGGAGCTGGTTCGGCAGGGGAGCGAGCTCCTGAATCGGCTCCTCGTCGGCTAG
- the hflX gene encoding GTPase HflX produces the protein MSRSATRTVEVAPPIERAFLVALESPAAERWPVERRLSELGGLAVAAGAEVVGSTSQRRTRPDPAWYLGKGRAADLADEKAMTGFSVLVVDDELSPAQQRNLETLLDGKVLDRSALILDIFARHARTREGRLQVELAQLEYHLPRLTRLWTHLSRTGGGIGTRGPGESQLETDRRRIREKIHRLRGEIGAVKRHRATAARRRDRSEIPVVALVGYTNAGKSTLLNTLADADAFVADMPFATLDPTSRRISLDSGRHVVLTDTVGFINKLPHDLIDAFRATLEEVLRADLLLEVVDASDPDFIAQQATVGAVLAELGAGDKPRIRVFNKLDRLNGAVERAGPQPSDEDVAYVSALTGEGLAALRERIATALRGPLVDVDAVVPYPRAELVARARQAGEVTERFTDDGVRIAGRLPATLAGEVRAAAIARPRARRKTPVSG, from the coding sequence ATGAGCCGATCCGCCACGCGCACGGTGGAGGTCGCCCCGCCCATCGAGCGCGCCTTCCTGGTCGCCCTCGAGTCTCCGGCTGCCGAACGCTGGCCGGTCGAGCGTCGCCTGTCGGAGCTGGGCGGCCTGGCCGTGGCCGCGGGGGCCGAGGTGGTGGGCAGCACCAGCCAGCGCCGCACGCGCCCCGACCCTGCCTGGTACCTCGGGAAGGGGCGAGCCGCCGATCTGGCCGATGAGAAGGCGATGACCGGATTCAGCGTGCTCGTCGTCGACGATGAGCTGAGCCCCGCCCAGCAGCGGAATCTGGAGACGCTCCTGGACGGCAAGGTCCTGGATCGCAGCGCCCTGATCCTGGACATCTTTGCCCGCCACGCGCGGACCCGGGAGGGCCGCCTCCAGGTGGAGCTGGCTCAGCTCGAGTACCACCTGCCCCGGCTGACCCGCCTGTGGACCCACCTGTCGCGGACCGGCGGCGGGATCGGGACCCGGGGTCCAGGGGAAAGCCAGCTCGAGACCGACCGCCGGCGCATTCGGGAGAAGATCCATCGGCTCCGCGGCGAGATCGGTGCGGTCAAGCGCCACCGGGCCACTGCGGCTCGGCGGCGGGACCGGTCGGAGATCCCGGTCGTGGCCCTGGTGGGGTATACGAATGCGGGCAAGTCAACCCTCCTGAACACGCTGGCCGATGCCGATGCGTTCGTGGCCGACATGCCGTTCGCGACCCTGGATCCGACCTCGCGTCGGATCAGCCTGGATTCGGGACGCCACGTGGTCCTGACCGATACCGTTGGTTTCATCAACAAGCTACCGCACGACCTGATCGACGCGTTCCGGGCCACGCTGGAGGAGGTCCTGCGTGCCGACCTGCTGCTCGAGGTGGTGGACGCCTCGGACCCCGACTTCATCGCCCAGCAGGCGACAGTTGGCGCCGTCCTGGCGGAATTGGGCGCCGGCGACAAGCCCCGCATCCGGGTCTTCAACAAGCTCGACCGCCTCAATGGAGCGGTGGAGCGTGCCGGCCCCCAGCCATCCGACGAGGACGTGGCCTACGTGAGTGCCCTGACGGGGGAGGGCTTGGCGGCGCTGCGCGAGCGGATCGCGACCGCCCTTCGGGGCCCGCTAGTTGATGTGGATGCGGTTGTGCCCTATCCGCGTGCGGAGCTGGTGGCTCGCGCCCGTCAGGCAGGCGAGGTGACCGAACGATTCACTGACGACGGCGTGCGCATCGCCGGGCGGCTGCCGGCCACACTGGCGGGCGAGGTTCGGGCCGCGGCTATCGCACGGCCTCGAGCGCGGAGGAAAACCCCCGTCAGCGGCTGA
- the murC gene encoding UDP-N-acetylmuramate--L-alanine ligase, with the protein MVRPGERIHVIGISGAGAAGTALLAAHAKAQVDGCDAAGPSAYTEPLTALGVAVATGHDPAHLEGVDRVAVSAALRLQPDLPELIAAGDRDIPVVPWQAILGELMGERGRLGVAVAGTHGKSTATALLGHLLVDAGRDPTVEVGALVPAWGASALAGGGAEFVAEADEYDGNFLHLHPAAVLLTTIEMDHPDVFADEEAVFEMFARFLGGMSTDERAGGRLLVALAEDRGTDAVLEHLDGWDGRLIQYGAGTDNAATDVGFDRDGTSFDLFGLRYRSRLAGAHNVLNAVGALVMARELGIDPEALKSGLEGFSGASRRLELIADTAGVLVFDDYAHHPTEVRAALAGARQRVGGRRLWAVIEPHTFARTRAMFDDYAEAFRSADEVVVADVFAARDPDITIVSSEELADAIEERSAVPAIATGDTHETAGYVSDHVRSGDAVITLGIGTSYKIAAEIAASLNARPAGETS; encoded by the coding sequence ATGGTTCGGCCCGGCGAGCGGATCCACGTCATTGGCATCTCCGGCGCCGGGGCCGCAGGGACGGCCCTGCTCGCGGCGCACGCCAAGGCGCAGGTTGACGGCTGCGATGCTGCTGGCCCCTCGGCCTACACGGAGCCACTGACCGCACTCGGCGTGGCGGTTGCGACCGGGCACGATCCGGCTCACCTGGAGGGAGTCGACCGAGTGGCCGTGAGCGCCGCGCTCCGCCTCCAGCCCGACCTGCCCGAGCTCATCGCCGCCGGCGATCGCGACATCCCGGTCGTCCCCTGGCAGGCCATCCTTGGGGAGCTGATGGGGGAGCGGGGTCGCCTCGGGGTGGCCGTGGCCGGCACCCATGGCAAGTCCACCGCCACCGCACTCCTCGGTCACCTGCTGGTCGACGCCGGACGCGATCCGACGGTCGAAGTTGGCGCCCTGGTGCCGGCCTGGGGCGCCTCGGCGCTGGCCGGTGGGGGAGCGGAGTTCGTGGCCGAGGCCGACGAATATGACGGCAACTTCCTCCACCTGCACCCCGCCGCAGTCCTGCTGACGACCATCGAGATGGATCACCCCGACGTCTTTGCCGACGAGGAGGCGGTGTTCGAGATGTTCGCACGCTTCCTGGGAGGCATGAGCACCGACGAGCGGGCTGGGGGACGGCTCCTGGTGGCCTTGGCGGAGGATCGAGGGACCGATGCGGTGCTGGAACACCTGGACGGCTGGGACGGCCGCCTGATTCAATACGGCGCCGGAACCGATAACGCGGCAACCGACGTCGGCTTCGATCGGGACGGCACCAGCTTCGACCTCTTCGGCCTTCGGTACCGATCGCGCCTGGCCGGCGCGCACAACGTCCTGAATGCGGTTGGTGCGCTCGTGATGGCCCGCGAGCTGGGAATCGACCCAGAGGCCCTCAAAAGCGGTCTGGAGGGCTTCAGCGGGGCCTCTCGGCGCCTTGAGCTGATCGCGGATACTGCCGGGGTGCTCGTTTTCGACGACTACGCCCACCATCCGACCGAGGTGCGGGCCGCGCTCGCCGGGGCGCGGCAGCGGGTGGGTGGCCGGCGGCTGTGGGCCGTGATCGAGCCCCACACCTTCGCCCGCACGCGGGCGATGTTCGATGACTACGCAGAGGCCTTTCGATCCGCGGACGAGGTCGTGGTGGCCGATGTCTTTGCGGCCCGCGATCCGGACATCACCATCGTGAGCTCCGAGGAGTTGGCCGATGCCATCGAGGAACGGTCAGCGGTGCCCGCCATCGCGACGGGGGATACCCACGAGACCGCTGGATACGTTTCCGACCATGTGCGTTCGGGGGACGCCGTGATCACCTTGGGGATTGGAACCAGCTACAAGATTGCCGCTGAAATAGCCGCTTCTCTGAACGCTCGCCCGGCGGGGGAGACGTCATGA
- a CDS encoding CinA family protein, with protein sequence MTAPEDRDLAAAANRLAAALVAGEWTLSSAESSTGGLIGHAITMVQGASRYYVGGVIAYSNLAKSLQLGIPEDLIAAHGAVSAEVAEAMAEGVRSRFDTDLAVAVTGIAGPDADGSAKPIGLHFVAACRRGHPATVERHVYTRDREGNKAEAALAALELAIREIEAG encoded by the coding sequence ATGACTGCACCTGAAGACCGTGACCTCGCCGCAGCTGCCAACCGCCTGGCCGCGGCGCTCGTGGCCGGGGAATGGACGCTCAGCAGCGCGGAGTCGTCCACGGGGGGGCTCATCGGTCACGCCATCACGATGGTTCAGGGCGCCAGCCGCTACTACGTGGGCGGGGTGATCGCCTATTCGAACCTGGCCAAGTCGTTGCAGCTGGGGATCCCGGAGGACCTGATCGCCGCCCATGGCGCGGTGAGCGCCGAGGTGGCGGAGGCCATGGCGGAAGGTGTGCGGAGCCGATTCGATACCGACTTGGCCGTGGCCGTGACCGGCATCGCCGGCCCGGATGCCGACGGCTCGGCCAAGCCGATCGGCCTCCATTTCGTGGCCGCGTGCCGGCGCGGTCATCCGGCCACCGTGGAGCGTCACGTGTACACCCGCGACCGCGAGGGCAACAAGGCCGAGGCAGCATTGGCCGCCCTGGAGCTGGCGATACGAGAGATCGAAGCCGGCTGA
- a CDS encoding YajQ family cyclic di-GMP-binding protein: protein MADFSFDVVSDFDQQELVNALDQVRREIATRYDFKGSKSTLELGKAEVTLVADDEFRAAAVKDLVQTKAVRRGLSLKIFDWGKLEPAAGGTVRQVIGLRKGLNADQGRELSRHVREQFPKVKVSIQGDALRVSAPKKDLLQAVIADLRALDYPVALQFINYR from the coding sequence ATGGCCGACTTCTCGTTCGACGTGGTGAGCGACTTCGACCAGCAGGAGCTGGTCAACGCGCTCGACCAGGTCCGGCGCGAGATCGCGACCCGGTACGACTTCAAGGGAAGCAAATCCACCCTCGAGCTGGGCAAGGCCGAGGTCACGCTGGTCGCGGATGACGAGTTCCGGGCGGCGGCGGTCAAGGACCTGGTGCAGACCAAGGCCGTCCGGCGCGGACTCTCACTGAAGATCTTCGACTGGGGCAAGCTGGAGCCTGCCGCGGGGGGCACCGTGCGCCAGGTCATCGGCCTTCGAAAAGGGTTGAACGCCGACCAGGGCCGCGAGCTCTCGCGGCACGTGCGCGAGCAGTTCCCCAAGGTCAAGGTCTCGATCCAGGGTGACGCGCTCCGGGTGTCGGCGCCCAAGAAGGACCTGCTCCAGGCCGTGATCGCTGACCTGCGCGCGCTGGACTACCCGGTCGCCCTCCAGTTCATCAACTACCGATGA
- a CDS encoding helix-turn-helix domain-containing protein, giving the protein MTHGGRTLGHMLRAAREAKRWDLARAERETRIRTRYLIALEQGDYRDLPSPVYTRGFVRNYALYLGLNPELCLDLYRLEATSEDAPRAAITPLRPIDVRRGGALILTPTRIATAGLIVLVVAFVGYLAYQFLTFAATPDLTVTDPATDLAAYAGTSYVVRGETVPDAQIAVDGLRENPTSTASASGLFTIRVKLVPGSNVITLVATDPVTGRSSDQVRRTITVTLDPQSPAPSGSPGLGSPSPPAP; this is encoded by the coding sequence ATGACCCACGGCGGCCGCACCCTGGGGCACATGCTCCGGGCGGCCCGCGAGGCCAAGCGCTGGGACCTGGCCCGCGCCGAGCGCGAGACACGGATCCGGACCCGCTACCTGATTGCCCTGGAGCAGGGTGACTATCGGGACCTCCCGAGCCCCGTCTACACCCGCGGCTTCGTCCGCAACTACGCCCTATACCTTGGCCTGAACCCCGAGCTGTGCCTTGACCTCTACCGGCTGGAGGCCACCTCGGAGGATGCCCCGCGGGCGGCTATCACCCCGCTTCGCCCGATCGATGTCCGTCGCGGCGGCGCCCTGATCCTCACCCCCACCCGGATAGCCACGGCCGGCCTGATTGTGCTCGTGGTCGCATTCGTGGGCTACCTGGCCTACCAGTTCCTGACCTTCGCCGCCACGCCGGATTTGACCGTGACCGATCCGGCTACTGACCTGGCCGCCTACGCCGGCACCTCGTACGTGGTACGCGGGGAGACCGTTCCCGACGCGCAGATCGCGGTGGATGGGCTGCGCGAGAACCCCACTTCCACCGCGTCCGCCAGCGGATTGTTCACGATCCGGGTCAAGCTTGTGCCCGGCTCGAACGTGATCACCTTGGTCGCAACCGATCCTGTCACCGGGCGATCGTCGGACCAGGTGCGCCGCACCATCACGGTCACCCTGGACCCCCAGTCACCGGCGCCCAGCGGCAGTCCAGGCCTCGGTTCGCCGTCGCCGCCGGCCCCATAA
- a CDS encoding DNA translocase FtsK 4TM domain-containing protein: MVKARSRSRSRRQKRARRAANTGLRISRRVVREVGALALVVLALVSLLALATPDAAAGVTLWRDFLKTLLGWGFFFAPALLLLFALMLWMRSVPTERIISALGVVLVTLSLQGIFQLAVGGPGAVVPTGDGGGVIGTLVCAPLVVLLGSAGAAIVLFLLLVVGFLLFFNMTIGDVFAAWSHGREVGPAAAAAASARAATGPGMSPPARSSAPDEPPVILRRQRPEPALATAGAGALPGGGVAVLDDESLTHGELESGETAHLAEVGEREAADAALERAAQSWILPDLGLLADAPGNGPAQMDLTAKGQLIRQTLSSFDIGVKVARIQEGPVVTQYALDVEPGIKLSRIQGLADNLALALSARSIRIEAPIPGEPYVGVEIPNAAFDLVTLKEVLGSKAFQQIASEGDLAFALGQDVAGQPVAADLSRMPHLLIAGATGSGKSVCVNALICSLVMRNRPDEVKLILIDPKRVELAQYRGLPHLLTEVIVDTDKAVNALKWTVGTMESRYHEFAQRGVRNIAGYNAELRADEARMPYIIVIIDELADLMMMSAYEVEATVTRIAQLARATGIHLVVATQRPSVQVVTGLIKANIPSRIAFAMTSGVDSRTILDAVGAEDLLGRGDMLYLPIDSPRGVRLQGVLVTDPEIEKLARFWRAQGAPRYRTEITAAKRDGRSADGAGEDADADPLLRQAIDVVRRSDKASASLLQRRLRVGYARAARILDQMEDRGIVGPADGSRFREVLMTPDGWGGEIGPGEDEA, from the coding sequence ATGGTCAAGGCACGATCGAGGTCGCGGTCTCGCCGCCAGAAACGGGCTCGACGGGCCGCCAACACAGGCCTCCGCATCAGCCGCCGGGTCGTTCGCGAGGTGGGCGCTCTGGCCCTCGTCGTGTTGGCGCTGGTGTCGCTCCTGGCCCTGGCCACGCCGGACGCGGCGGCCGGGGTGACCCTGTGGCGCGACTTCCTGAAGACCCTGCTCGGGTGGGGGTTCTTCTTCGCGCCCGCGCTGCTGCTGCTCTTCGCGCTGATGCTCTGGATGCGCTCGGTGCCCACCGAACGCATCATCTCGGCCCTCGGCGTGGTCCTCGTCACCCTGTCGCTGCAGGGGATCTTCCAGCTTGCGGTAGGCGGCCCCGGCGCCGTCGTCCCGACGGGGGATGGGGGAGGCGTCATCGGGACCCTGGTTTGTGCCCCGCTCGTCGTGCTGCTCGGCAGCGCGGGCGCGGCCATCGTCCTGTTCCTGCTCCTGGTGGTGGGCTTCCTCCTGTTCTTCAACATGACCATCGGGGACGTGTTCGCGGCCTGGTCGCATGGTCGGGAGGTCGGACCGGCGGCCGCCGCGGCCGCGAGCGCCCGGGCAGCCACGGGGCCGGGCATGTCGCCTCCCGCGCGGAGCTCGGCGCCGGACGAGCCGCCCGTCATCCTCCGGCGACAACGTCCCGAGCCGGCACTTGCCACGGCCGGGGCGGGCGCGCTGCCCGGCGGGGGCGTGGCGGTGCTGGACGACGAGAGTCTGACCCACGGTGAGCTGGAATCCGGCGAGACCGCCCACCTGGCCGAGGTGGGGGAGCGGGAGGCGGCCGACGCGGCACTCGAACGGGCGGCCCAGAGCTGGATCCTGCCCGACTTGGGCTTGCTGGCCGATGCGCCGGGCAACGGTCCGGCGCAGATGGACCTCACGGCCAAGGGACAGCTCATCCGCCAAACGCTGTCCAGCTTCGATATCGGCGTAAAGGTCGCCCGCATCCAGGAAGGCCCCGTCGTGACCCAGTACGCACTGGACGTGGAGCCGGGGATCAAGCTGTCGCGGATCCAGGGGCTGGCCGACAACCTGGCACTCGCCCTGTCCGCCCGCTCGATCCGGATCGAGGCGCCCATCCCCGGCGAACCCTACGTGGGGGTCGAGATCCCGAACGCGGCCTTCGACCTGGTGACCCTCAAGGAGGTCCTCGGCTCGAAGGCGTTCCAGCAGATCGCCAGCGAGGGCGACCTGGCCTTCGCGTTGGGCCAGGACGTGGCCGGCCAGCCGGTGGCCGCGGACCTGTCGCGCATGCCGCACCTGCTCATCGCCGGAGCCACCGGATCGGGCAAGAGCGTGTGCGTCAACGCGCTGATCTGCTCCCTCGTCATGCGCAACCGACCTGACGAGGTGAAGCTCATCCTCATCGACCCCAAGCGCGTCGAGCTGGCGCAGTACCGCGGTCTGCCGCACCTGCTGACCGAGGTCATCGTCGACACCGACAAGGCGGTCAACGCCCTGAAGTGGACGGTCGGGACGATGGAGAGCCGCTACCACGAGTTCGCCCAGCGCGGGGTGCGCAACATCGCCGGCTACAACGCCGAGCTGCGCGCCGACGAGGCGCGGATGCCGTACATCATCGTGATCATCGACGAGCTGGCCGACCTGATGATGATGAGCGCCTACGAGGTCGAGGCCACCGTCACCCGCATCGCCCAGCTGGCGCGGGCGACCGGCATCCACCTGGTGGTCGCCACCCAGCGCCCATCGGTCCAGGTCGTCACCGGATTGATCAAGGCCAACATCCCGTCGCGCATCGCGTTCGCCATGACCAGCGGCGTGGACAGCCGCACCATCCTGGACGCGGTCGGCGCCGAGGACCTGCTGGGCCGCGGCGACATGCTGTATCTGCCGATCGACTCGCCGCGTGGCGTGCGACTCCAGGGCGTCCTGGTCACCGATCCCGAGATCGAGAAGCTGGCCCGCTTCTGGCGGGCCCAGGGCGCGCCCCGCTACCGGACCGAGATCACGGCCGCCAAGCGAGATGGCCGGAGCGCCGATGGAGCGGGCGAGGACGCCGATGCCGACCCGCTGCTGCGGCAGGCGATCGACGTCGTCCGCCGCTCGGACAAGGCGTCGGCCTCGCTGCTCCAGCGTCGGCTGCGGGTCGGATACGCCCGAGCGGCCCGCATCCTGGACCAGATGGAGGATCGGGGCATCGTGGGTCCGGCTGACGGCAGCCGTTTCCGCGAGGTGCTCATGACGCCCGACGGGTGGGGCGGGGAGATCGGGCCGGGTGAGGATGAGGCATGA
- a CDS encoding ribonuclease J encodes MPGTLRIIPLGGVGEVGKNITAIEADDEIVVVDCGLAFPEPEMLGIDLVVPDATYLAERRDAVRGILLTHGHEDHTGGLPYVLPRLSGTPIFATKLTIGLVTGKLREHKLMGATTLHEVEPGTEFAVGAFRVTPFRVNHSIPGGVGFAIRHARGTIIHTGDFKFDHTPPDGTRADLGLIAEWGRQGVDFLLSDSTRAERDGYTLSEATVGESLRQLIGAAEGRVIMATFASNIGRVQQAIDAAAEHGRKVVLLGRSMEQNAAIATELGYLDGRDGTVVAKNQLERIDPSQLVVVTTGSQGEPMSGLTRMSSRDHRSITIVPGDTVIVSASPIPGNEEAVARTIDNLFKEGAMVHYEPVTHCHVSGHGSREELKLMLGLAKPRHFIPIHGEYRMLVQHALLAEGAGVAVDRIFVLQNGQVVEFDGRVARLAGSVTAGAVLVDGLAAVDGVDGVILRDRRALASDGVVMVALTVATATGRTVGGPDLIGRGFLPDADDPLLEEARAHLAAELNKGGDGHGAEPGYLKTKIHDVLSRFFYEKTHRRPMILPIVLEV; translated from the coding sequence ATGCCAGGCACGCTCCGAATCATTCCCCTGGGTGGGGTCGGCGAGGTGGGCAAGAACATCACCGCCATCGAAGCCGATGACGAGATCGTGGTCGTCGACTGCGGGCTGGCCTTCCCCGAGCCCGAGATGCTCGGGATCGACCTCGTGGTCCCCGATGCGACGTACCTGGCCGAGCGGCGCGACGCGGTGCGCGGCATCCTGCTGACCCACGGCCACGAGGACCATACCGGCGGCCTGCCCTACGTCCTGCCTCGCCTGTCCGGCACCCCGATCTTTGCCACCAAGCTCACCATCGGCCTGGTCACCGGGAAGCTGCGCGAGCACAAGCTCATGGGCGCCACCACCCTGCATGAGGTGGAGCCCGGAACGGAGTTCGCGGTCGGCGCCTTCCGGGTGACGCCGTTCCGCGTCAACCACTCGATCCCGGGTGGGGTCGGCTTCGCGATCCGCCACGCGCGGGGCACGATCATCCATACCGGGGACTTCAAGTTCGACCACACCCCGCCCGACGGGACGCGCGCCGACCTGGGCCTGATCGCCGAATGGGGGCGCCAGGGGGTCGACTTCCTGCTGTCCGACTCGACCCGCGCCGAGCGTGACGGCTACACGCTGTCGGAGGCGACCGTCGGTGAGTCCCTGCGCCAGTTGATCGGGGCGGCCGAGGGGCGGGTCATAATGGCCACCTTCGCCTCGAACATCGGGCGGGTCCAGCAGGCCATCGACGCCGCGGCCGAGCACGGACGCAAGGTCGTCCTGCTGGGGCGCAGCATGGAGCAGAACGCCGCCATCGCCACCGAGCTGGGGTATCTCGATGGGCGGGACGGGACGGTGGTCGCCAAGAACCAGCTGGAGCGCATCGATCCATCGCAGCTGGTGGTGGTGACCACCGGCTCCCAGGGCGAACCGATGTCCGGGCTGACGCGGATGAGCAGCCGCGACCATCGGAGCATCACGATCGTGCCCGGCGACACGGTGATCGTGTCCGCCTCGCCCATCCCCGGCAACGAGGAAGCGGTGGCCCGGACCATCGACAACCTCTTCAAGGAAGGGGCGATGGTCCATTACGAGCCTGTCACCCACTGCCACGTGTCGGGCCACGGCTCGCGCGAGGAGCTGAAGCTCATGCTCGGCCTTGCCAAACCACGCCACTTCATCCCGATCCACGGTGAGTACCGGATGCTCGTCCAGCACGCCCTGCTGGCAGAGGGAGCCGGCGTGGCGGTGGACCGCATCTTCGTCCTGCAGAATGGCCAGGTGGTCGAATTCGACGGTCGCGTGGCCCGCCTGGCGGGGAGCGTGACGGCGGGTGCAGTGCTGGTGGACGGCCTGGCAGCGGTGGATGGCGTGGACGGGGTCATCCTCCGCGACCGCCGGGCACTGGCCAGCGACGGGGTTGTCATGGTCGCGCTGACGGTGGCCACGGCCACCGGACGCACGGTCGGCGGCCCGGACCTCATCGGTCGCGGCTTCCTGCCTGATGCGGATGATCCGCTGCTGGAGGAGGCTCGGGCACATCTGGCCGCGGAGCTGAACAAGGGGGGAGACGGGCATGGGGCGGAGCCGGGCTACCTGAAGACCAAGATCCACGACGTCCTGAGCCGCTTCTTCTACGAGAAGACGCACCGCCGCCCCATGATCCTACCCATCGTGCTGGAGGTCTGA
- a CDS encoding uracil-DNA glycosylase produces MSGEADLAAVAAEVRACTRCPLATGRTLAVPGEGNAISDVLLVGEGPGQREDATGRPFVGPAGQLLEELLHAIGWQRSDVFITNVVKCRPPGNRDPEPSEIEACSPYLDRQEHALDPVLVVTLGRHSLQRYLPGARISEAHGRLRRAGGRFVLPMYHPAAALRSSALRETLARDFRGLPAALLAARDALAAEREESAPRASAQPPVLSRVDDDRQMTLF; encoded by the coding sequence ATGAGCGGGGAGGCCGATCTCGCCGCGGTAGCGGCCGAGGTCCGGGCCTGCACCCGCTGTCCGCTGGCGACCGGGCGCACGCTCGCCGTTCCCGGCGAGGGGAACGCGATCAGCGACGTGTTGTTGGTGGGGGAGGGTCCGGGCCAGCGCGAGGACGCCACGGGGCGGCCCTTCGTGGGCCCGGCCGGGCAGCTGCTCGAAGAGCTGCTGCACGCGATTGGCTGGCAGCGGAGTGACGTGTTCATCACCAACGTGGTGAAGTGCCGGCCGCCGGGAAACCGAGACCCGGAGCCGTCGGAGATCGAAGCCTGCTCGCCCTATCTCGACCGCCAGGAGCACGCCCTGGACCCGGTTCTGGTGGTGACGCTTGGCCGGCACTCCCTGCAGCGCTATCTGCCCGGGGCGCGCATCTCCGAGGCGCATGGGCGGCTGCGGCGGGCGGGCGGTCGGTTCGTATTGCCGATGTACCATCCGGCTGCCGCGTTGCGGTCGTCCGCCCTCCGAGAGACGCTGGCGCGCGACTTCCGTGGCCTGCCGGCGGCGCTGCTGGCAGCCCGCGACGCTCTCGCGGCGGAGCGGGAAGAGAGTGCTCCCAGGGCCTCGGCCCAACCGCCGGTGCTCAGCCGAGTTGACGATGACCGACAGATGACACTGTTCTAG